In the genome of Desulfofarcimen acetoxidans DSM 771, one region contains:
- a CDS encoding YlmC/YmxH family sporulation protein, producing the protein MFKISDLARRDIINLSDGSRLGPVKDIHIDSAAGNVVALVLKTPKKKYMGLMSAGQDIVVPWDKIRKIGVDAVLVDVDAWQKK; encoded by the coding sequence ATGTTTAAGATTTCTGATTTAGCTAGAAGGGATATTATAAACCTGTCTGACGGGTCGCGTCTCGGCCCGGTGAAAGATATCCATATCGACAGCGCGGCCGGCAATGTAGTGGCATTAGTGCTGAAAACCCCTAAAAAGAAATACATGGGCTTGATGAGTGCGGGCCAGGATATTGTAGTTCCCTGGGATAAAATCAGGAAAATCGGTGTGGATGCTGTATTGGTAGATGTTGATGCCTGGCAAAAAAAATAA
- a CDS encoding sugar transferase encodes MYFKIKRLLDFIFSLITIFILSPVFLFLFIAIKFDSKGPVFFKQKRVGIYKSHFNILKFRTMRIDTPKDTPTHLLENPEQYITRIGKFLRKSSLDELPQIWNVLLGQMSIIGPRPALWNQYDLIEERDKYGANDIIPGLTGWAQINGRDEISIKVKAKLDGEYVEKISFWMDFKCFIWTIASVLKGDGIVEGGTQTTAHNEIIENELGSKR; translated from the coding sequence ATGTATTTCAAAATTAAAAGACTTTTAGATTTTATTTTTTCGTTAATAACTATTTTTATATTATCGCCTGTATTTTTATTTTTATTCATAGCAATTAAGTTTGACTCGAAAGGCCCTGTGTTTTTTAAACAAAAGCGTGTGGGTATATATAAGAGCCATTTTAATATATTGAAGTTTCGAACTATGAGGATAGATACCCCTAAAGATACTCCGACTCATTTATTGGAAAACCCTGAGCAATATATTACAAGGATTGGGAAATTCCTAAGGAAATCTAGTCTGGATGAGTTGCCTCAAATCTGGAATGTCCTGCTTGGGCAAATGAGTATTATAGGCCCGAGACCAGCTTTGTGGAATCAATATGATCTTATAGAAGAAAGAGACAAATATGGTGCTAATGATATAATCCCCGGGCTTACTGGATGGGCCCAGATAAATGGTAGAGATGAAATTTCTATTAAAGTTAAAGCAAAACTTGATGGGGAGTATGTTGAGAAGATAAGTTTTTGGATGGACTTTAAGTGTTTCATTTGGACTATTGCGTCAGTTTTGAAAGGTGATGGTATTGTTGAGGGTGGAACTCAAACAACGGCACATAATGAAATTATTGAGAATGAATTGGGATCAAAAAGATAG
- a CDS encoding YveK family protein translates to MELRDILGILKKGKWFLIILPIAAMLTSGIVSYFLITPIYKSSTTLMVGKTYAGENGPLLQYNDILTANQLVKTYSQIAKSRTVAEKIIEQEKLDITPEAFSAKINVEPVRDTQLISISIEDASPDKAARLANISGQVFMKKVVEVMKLDNVNIVDPAVPAPAPVKPNKKMNILLAGVIGLMAAVGLVFLLEFLDQTIKTNEDINRYLELPVLGVIPKIDA, encoded by the coding sequence GTGGAACTGAGGGATATCCTTGGAATATTGAAGAAAGGCAAGTGGTTCCTGATTATTTTGCCCATAGCAGCCATGTTGACCAGCGGAATCGTCAGCTATTTTCTGATAACCCCGATTTATAAGTCCTCCACAACTCTTATGGTTGGCAAGACTTATGCCGGCGAAAACGGGCCGCTTTTGCAGTATAATGATATCCTGACGGCTAACCAGTTAGTTAAAACCTACAGCCAGATTGCCAAGAGCCGGACTGTGGCCGAGAAAATAATTGAACAGGAGAAGCTGGATATTACTCCGGAGGCATTCAGCGCTAAGATAAATGTGGAGCCGGTGCGTGACACGCAATTAATTTCAATTTCCATTGAAGATGCCAGTCCGGACAAAGCGGCGCGCCTGGCTAATATTTCCGGACAGGTATTTATGAAAAAAGTTGTTGAGGTTATGAAGCTGGATAATGTTAACATTGTAGATCCGGCAGTGCCTGCTCCGGCACCGGTGAAGCCGAACAAAAAAATGAACATCCTGCTGGCGGGTGTTATTGGTTTGATGGCAGCCGTAGGGCTGGTATTTTTACTGGAGTTTTTAGACCAGACAATTAAAACCAACGAAGACATCAACCGGTATTTGGAACTTCCGGTGCTGGGTGTAATACCCAAAATAGATGCTTAA
- a CDS encoding CpsD/CapB family tyrosine-protein kinase, protein MAVEKLITLHSPKSPIAEAYRILRTNIQFSSLDKPIKSLLVTSAGPNEGKSLTVANLAVAFAQAGLKVLIIDCDMRKPTQHKIFELSNIKGLSNVLIGELSLMKGLLDVGIEGLKLLPTGPTPPNPSELLGSQRMKNFIAELYEVFDIILVDTPPVVPVTDAALMAANVDGVLLVVASGQAKIEMTLKAKELLLNVNARIIGTVLNMLNVQGEEYYYYYYYYSGEDGGKKPKNKGHRKKNLPAATM, encoded by the coding sequence ATGGCTGTAGAGAAGTTAATCACATTGCATAGTCCTAAATCACCGATTGCCGAGGCATACCGGATATTGAGAACCAATATTCAGTTTTCCAGCCTGGACAAGCCGATTAAGTCTTTGTTGGTAACCAGCGCGGGGCCCAATGAAGGAAAGTCATTAACCGTGGCCAACCTGGCAGTTGCTTTTGCCCAGGCCGGGTTAAAGGTTTTAATTATTGATTGTGATATGAGGAAACCCACACAGCACAAAATATTTGAGCTTAGCAATATTAAAGGTTTGTCCAATGTTTTAATTGGAGAGCTTTCACTTATGAAAGGGCTTTTGGATGTGGGAATTGAAGGCCTCAAGCTGCTGCCCACCGGACCGACCCCGCCTAACCCCTCTGAATTGCTGGGATCACAGCGCATGAAAAACTTTATTGCCGAGCTGTATGAGGTGTTTGACATTATTCTGGTGGATACTCCGCCTGTAGTGCCTGTTACCGATGCAGCGCTGATGGCAGCAAATGTGGACGGGGTTTTGCTGGTAGTGGCATCCGGACAAGCCAAGATAGAAATGACGCTGAAGGCCAAAGAATTATTGTTGAATGTGAATGCCCGGATTATAGGAACTGTTTTGAATATGTTGAATGTCCAGGGTGAAGAATATTATTATTACTACTATTATTACAGTGGCGAGGATGGTGGCAAAAAGCCAAAAAATAAAGGCCACCGCAAAAAAAATTTGCCGGCAGCTACTATGTGA
- a CDS encoding IS630 family transposase: protein MRHSINIPIYAYISCDEKPDIQAIENTVPNLPPFPGTYSCFTRDYEYIRRGTLSLMVGIDLVTGHILAQVEDHHRNSEFVEFLKMIDEHYKDKEKIIVILDNHSAYISKETRAYLNTVPNRFEFVFIPKNGSWLNLIESFFGKMAQTMLRAIRIKSKEKLKDRIYKYIKEINDFPIIYRFRNKMDDMVIF from the coding sequence ATGCGGCACTCAATTAATATTCCAATATATGCCTATATATCATGTGATGAAAAACCTGATATTCAGGCTATAGAAAACACTGTTCCTAATCTCCCTCCTTTTCCTGGAACTTATTCATGTTTTACTCGTGATTATGAATATATTCGCCGTGGCACACTTAGTCTAATGGTTGGTATTGATTTGGTAACAGGTCATATATTGGCTCAAGTAGAAGACCATCATCGTAACAGTGAGTTTGTAGAATTCCTAAAAATGATAGATGAGCACTACAAAGATAAAGAAAAAATTATAGTTATATTGGACAACCACTCGGCTTATATTTCTAAAGAAACTCGGGCTTACCTTAATACTGTTCCAAATCGTTTTGAATTTGTTTTTATACCTAAAAATGGATCTTGGTTGAACTTAATAGAATCATTTTTCGGTAAAATGGCCCAAACAATGCTGAGGGCTATCAGAATAAAATCAAAAGAAAAACTTAAAGATAGAATCTATAAATACATAAAGGAAATTAATGATTTCCCGATAATCTATCGCTTCAGAAATAAAATGGATGATATGGTGATTTTCTAA
- a CDS encoding ABC transporter permease has product MKLFVNFRQAVRGIFKKKVRAFLAMLGISTSIASIILLLSLGQGVQEKVSSQFEALGANQLIIIPMRTLKTTSNQPDFLRGLPTFTGTLSLEDIDAIQKVPDVAVAAPQSENVLTVVRPGGINSADTLITGVTPEYFTLAKLNLSAGQFFTSADETSQNVVLGSAVKETLFGEENALGQQIIIRNKRFNVAGVLEPKESIGFSFNERVYLPIEKAQSITGLDKLSLILVQAKSNDVVDRCKDKIGSALRPLHKTTDYSILKQGEMLSMIDKFSAVLTAMLTGITGITLVISAIGITNVMLLTAIERTREIGIRKVLGATTFDIFIQFVFEAVLIAALAGLIGIAAGYGFIKILSHYLPSLPFKITWLSIARTGLAATTAGIIFGLYPAVRAALLQPARAIRHK; this is encoded by the coding sequence ATGAAACTATTTGTTAACTTTAGGCAGGCTGTGAGGGGAATTTTTAAAAAGAAGGTGCGTGCTTTTTTGGCTATGTTAGGTATCAGCACCTCCATAGCTTCTATAATTCTTTTACTTTCACTAGGGCAGGGTGTGCAGGAAAAGGTATCTTCACAGTTTGAGGCTCTGGGGGCTAACCAACTTATAATCATTCCCATGCGCACTCTCAAAACCACCTCTAACCAACCGGACTTTTTGAGAGGTCTGCCTACATTTACCGGCACTCTGAGTCTGGAAGATATTGATGCTATTCAAAAAGTACCTGACGTGGCTGTGGCAGCGCCTCAATCGGAAAATGTCCTCACTGTAGTAAGGCCGGGTGGTATTAACAGCGCAGATACCTTAATCACCGGCGTTACACCGGAGTACTTTACACTGGCAAAGCTAAATCTTTCAGCAGGTCAATTTTTCACTTCCGCTGATGAAACATCACAGAATGTTGTTCTTGGCAGCGCCGTTAAAGAAACCCTATTTGGTGAAGAAAACGCCCTGGGCCAACAAATTATCATTAGAAATAAAAGATTTAATGTTGCCGGTGTGCTGGAACCTAAAGAAAGCATAGGTTTTTCTTTTAATGAAAGAGTATATCTGCCTATTGAAAAAGCTCAGTCTATTACCGGGCTGGATAAGCTGTCCCTGATTCTGGTACAGGCAAAAAGCAATGATGTGGTAGACAGGTGCAAGGATAAAATCGGCTCAGCACTTCGCCCGCTGCATAAAACCACTGACTACAGTATTCTAAAACAGGGTGAAATGCTCTCTATGATTGACAAGTTTTCTGCCGTACTGACTGCTATGCTAACCGGAATTACAGGAATAACACTGGTCATTTCGGCAATCGGGATTACTAACGTAATGCTGTTGACAGCTATTGAGAGGACAAGGGAAATAGGGATCAGGAAGGTACTGGGGGCAACCACTTTTGATATCTTCATACAATTTGTCTTTGAGGCCGTTCTTATAGCCGCCCTGGCAGGTTTAATCGGTATCGCGGCGGGTTACGGGTTTATCAAGATATTATCGCACTACCTGCCGTCCCTACCCTTTAAAATCACCTGGTTATCGATCGCCAGGACAGGGCTGGCGGCAACTACTGCCGGCATTATCTTCGGCCTCTACCCGGCTGTCCGGGCCGCCCTGCTGCAGCCGGCCAGAGCTATCAGACATAAATAA
- a CDS encoding glycosyltransferase family 4 protein, with amino-acid sequence MSKRILILSNHFITLYNFRKELIVYLVKCGHEVIISLPKAKENIFFSDLGCKVIETHVDRRGINPIIDLRLIINYIKIMQKTKPDIIFSYTIKPNIYGAIASNITKNAQICNITGTGSTFMRNNAVSLIAKVMYKISVKKSYKIFFQNIGDRDLFIKNGMVGDNFCMIPGSGVNLNQYKLCDLPLGDEINFVFIGRIMKLKGIDLYLKCAKVIKERYPRTNFYIAGFVEEDKYKEVINYYHAKGVINYIGFEKNIKSLIQKCHCTILPSYGGEGVPNVLLETAAIGRICIASAVNGSKDVVEDGVTGYLFESGNIKELINKVMNFLELDYETKKKMGMAGREKVEREFDRQIVVKAYMAEVK; translated from the coding sequence ATGAGTAAGAGAATACTGATACTATCAAATCATTTTATAACACTATACAATTTTAGAAAAGAATTGATTGTTTATCTGGTTAAATGCGGACATGAGGTTATTATTTCTTTACCAAAAGCTAAAGAAAATATTTTTTTTAGTGACTTGGGATGTAAGGTTATTGAAACTCACGTAGATCGCAGGGGAATTAACCCTATTATAGACTTAAGGCTGATTATTAACTACATTAAAATAATGCAGAAAACGAAACCCGATATCATATTCTCATATACTATTAAACCCAATATTTATGGAGCCATAGCCTCTAACATAACAAAGAATGCACAAATTTGCAATATAACGGGAACTGGTTCGACATTTATGAGGAACAATGCTGTTAGTTTAATAGCAAAGGTAATGTACAAGATTTCGGTTAAGAAGTCATACAAGATTTTTTTTCAAAATATTGGTGACAGGGATTTATTTATTAAAAACGGGATGGTTGGAGATAATTTTTGTATGATTCCTGGTTCTGGAGTGAACCTAAATCAATATAAACTATGTGATTTACCACTCGGTGATGAGATTAATTTTGTTTTTATAGGTAGGATTATGAAATTAAAAGGTATTGATCTATACCTTAAGTGTGCTAAAGTAATTAAAGAGAGGTACCCTAGAACAAATTTTTACATTGCAGGTTTTGTTGAAGAAGATAAATATAAAGAAGTAATTAATTATTATCATGCAAAAGGCGTTATTAATTATATAGGGTTTGAAAAGAATATCAAGTCACTTATTCAAAAATGTCATTGTACAATCCTACCATCTTATGGGGGAGAGGGTGTACCGAATGTGCTTTTAGAGACTGCAGCTATAGGAAGAATATGTATTGCATCAGCAGTTAATGGTTCTAAAGACGTTGTTGAGGATGGAGTTACAGGTTATCTATTTGAAAGCGGAAATATTAAAGAATTGATAAATAAGGTTATGAATTTTTTGGAATTAGATTATGAGACGAAAAAGAAGATGGGCATGGCAGGTAGAGAAAAGGTAGAAAGGGAATTTGATAGACAGATTGTGGTTAAAGCATATATGGCAGAAGTAAAGTGA
- a CDS encoding ABC transporter ATP-binding protein, protein MIKLLINMGNVSMSYKTKSGPTKILHDINLNIYKDEFVAITGPSGAGKTTLLNLIGLLEKPSGGSYHFMGQPVSSLSGFKLGLIRNRHIGFVFQDFELINDLTIFKNVELPLIYGGISHRQRIQKVTRVLTKLGLSKHLHYLPVQLSGGQQQRVALARAMVTEPALLICDEPTGNLDCQTAEVILSLLEKLHRQGCALVIVTHDMKVAARAKRIIIMENGMIISTKNIISQEEEK, encoded by the coding sequence GTGATAAAATTGTTAATTAATATGGGAAATGTGAGCATGTCCTACAAAACCAAATCCGGTCCCACAAAAATATTACATGATATTAATCTAAATATTTATAAGGATGAGTTTGTAGCTATAACCGGCCCATCCGGTGCCGGCAAAACAACTCTCCTCAACTTAATAGGCCTTCTGGAGAAACCTTCCGGCGGCTCCTACCATTTCATGGGTCAACCTGTTTCCTCATTGTCAGGTTTTAAACTTGGCTTAATACGCAACCGACATATCGGCTTTGTCTTTCAGGATTTTGAACTGATTAACGATCTCACAATTTTTAAAAATGTAGAGCTGCCCCTGATATATGGCGGTATTTCACACCGGCAAAGAATACAAAAAGTAACCAGGGTTTTAACCAAACTAGGCCTGTCCAAACACCTGCATTACCTGCCTGTACAGCTTTCAGGCGGCCAGCAGCAGAGGGTAGCCCTGGCACGAGCCATGGTAACCGAACCGGCTTTGCTCATATGCGATGAACCGACGGGCAATTTGGATTGCCAAACGGCTGAAGTAATCTTATCCCTGTTGGAGAAATTGCACCGGCAGGGGTGCGCCCTGGTTATTGTAACTCACGATATGAAAGTGGCAGCAAGGGCCAAACGAATCATTATTATGGAAAATGGTATGATTATATCCACAAAAAATATAATATCACAAGAGGAAGAAAAATGA
- a CDS encoding tyrosine-protein phosphatase, producing MIDVHSHILPGLDDGSPDLQTSLAMASAAVENGIGTIVATPHFIPGVMENRRDKVLEAVRALQSHIDREKLPLSILPGTEAYCDIALPALVKSGEVLTVNDGGRYLLMELPMATVPQYTEHVIYELKLLGITPVIAHPERNKGIASDPSFLYKLVSNGVLAQVNATSLLGEYGESVKAAALQFLKLRWVHFLATDAHSPGRRLASLVKASDYIEKILQIETEWIRKNPQLLINNADINVGPLDMLQAKKGFLGKLRQIVVRKRKTY from the coding sequence ATGATAGATGTGCATTCGCATATTTTGCCGGGCCTGGATGACGGTTCACCGGACCTGCAGACCTCTCTGGCCATGGCCTCTGCCGCTGTGGAAAACGGTATCGGTACGATAGTAGCCACCCCGCATTTTATACCGGGTGTTATGGAAAACAGGAGAGACAAGGTGCTTGAGGCGGTCAGGGCATTGCAGTCTCACATAGACAGGGAGAAGCTCCCCCTGAGCATCCTTCCCGGTACTGAGGCCTACTGTGATATCGCCCTGCCCGCTCTGGTAAAAAGCGGGGAAGTGCTGACTGTCAATGACGGCGGCAGATATTTATTGATGGAGCTTCCCATGGCCACTGTTCCGCAGTATACGGAACATGTAATATACGAGTTGAAACTGCTGGGAATAACTCCTGTTATTGCTCATCCCGAACGCAACAAGGGGATAGCTTCCGATCCGTCTTTTTTGTACAAGCTGGTCAGCAATGGGGTACTGGCACAGGTAAATGCCACCAGTCTGCTGGGTGAGTACGGAGAATCGGTAAAAGCTGCCGCCCTGCAGTTTTTGAAATTAAGGTGGGTTCATTTTTTAGCCACTGATGCCCATTCACCGGGAAGGAGACTGGCTTCACTGGTTAAAGCCAGCGATTACATAGAAAAGATATTACAAATAGAAACAGAATGGATTAGGAAAAACCCGCAATTATTAATAAATAACGCGGATATAAATGTCGGGCCTCTAGATATGCTGCAAGCCAAGAAAGGATTTCTGGGGAAATTACGGCAAATTGTAGTCAGAAAAAGAAAAACGTATTAA
- a CDS encoding O-antigen polymerase, with protein sequence MIKYNNIVISIIAFSVIIFILTLFMLNNNYYSVDSAILFLNTTLFGILFAFNYVRTKNLLDYINIYGVYFYLYTNSIYINNIFFQKENYLYLDSMHYLAIASLITYVFFSLGYNFYYNQINTQNNSNEIGFEYNNSYTLLLWSIFTIGLLMEINVISTVGFIDFFSASRASRLLIIQHSGLLALYTDVSAFVSIVSFYMIIKYNPKRAGLTSLFVVSFIHNVIYAVFTVSRGDFLFQIIPMLYVLLDYKKIKKTTVIYVSLSLLVLFAFWKQIIPLIILNKSNQISFPGLPSEFSIWYFIGEDVLSTMSHNLLYGKSYLDSIIGLILPLYDFESLSVWYIKNYYGGIFSLGGGRGFSTIIESILNFGWCGVIITALLYGLIFARLASNKNKNDFSYLIYIFSLSYAYKLFRSEIFAVFKVYLWVYVFLAFITFVLAQKVIGKLQVK encoded by the coding sequence ATGATAAAGTATAATAACATAGTTATAAGCATTATTGCTTTTAGTGTAATTATTTTTATTTTAACATTATTTATGCTTAACAATAATTATTATAGCGTGGATAGTGCAATTTTATTTTTAAATACAACGTTATTTGGAATATTATTTGCTTTCAATTACGTCAGGACAAAGAACTTGTTGGATTATATAAATATTTATGGTGTGTATTTTTATTTATATACAAATAGTATTTATATAAATAATATATTTTTTCAAAAAGAAAATTATTTATATTTGGATTCAATGCATTATCTTGCAATTGCATCATTAATTACATATGTATTCTTTTCTCTAGGGTATAATTTTTATTATAACCAAATAAATACCCAAAATAACTCTAATGAAATAGGTTTCGAATATAATAATTCCTATACTTTGCTATTGTGGTCAATATTTACAATTGGATTGCTGATGGAGATCAATGTAATTAGTACAGTAGGATTTATCGATTTTTTTTCAGCAAGTAGGGCTAGTAGGCTGTTGATAATACAACATTCTGGTTTATTAGCTTTGTATACAGATGTTAGCGCATTTGTGTCCATAGTTAGTTTTTATATGATCATAAAATACAACCCTAAAAGAGCAGGGTTGACATCATTATTTGTAGTATCATTTATTCATAATGTTATTTATGCAGTTTTCACTGTTTCACGTGGTGATTTTTTGTTTCAAATTATACCTATGTTATATGTTTTGCTAGACTATAAAAAAATAAAAAAAACAACTGTTATTTATGTTTCTTTATCATTACTAGTTTTGTTTGCATTTTGGAAGCAAATAATACCTTTAATAATTCTTAACAAAAGTAACCAGATATCTTTTCCTGGTTTGCCATCTGAGTTTTCTATATGGTATTTTATTGGTGAAGATGTCCTAAGTACTATGAGTCATAACCTATTATATGGTAAAAGTTATTTGGATTCAATTATTGGACTTATTTTGCCGTTATATGATTTTGAATCGTTATCAGTCTGGTATATAAAAAATTATTATGGTGGTATATTCTCTCTTGGTGGAGGTAGAGGCTTTTCTACGATAATAGAATCTATATTAAATTTTGGCTGGTGTGGTGTCATAATTACAGCCTTATTATATGGTTTGATATTTGCTAGGTTGGCATCAAATAAGAATAAAAATGATTTTAGTTATTTAATTTATATTTTTTCGCTTTCATATGCTTACAAACTATTTAGGTCTGAAATCTTTGCTGTTTTTAAAGTTTATCTTTGGGTATATGTATTCCTTGCTTTTATAACATTTGTTCTTGCTCAGAAGGTTATTGGTAAGCTTCAAGTCAAATAA
- a CDS encoding phosphoglucomutase/phosphomannomutase family protein — MSKIKFGTDGWRGIIARDFTFDNVRLVSQAVADYVNSLGIAERGLVIGYDNRFLSDKFAEAAAETMAENGIPVYMTETFTPTPLTAFAIKECRTAGAVMLTASHNPPEYNGIKFIPEYAGPALPYITEKIEKNIRSLETSEKMNPENKSRAEIKKINPFPAYKKHLAEIIDFDIIRRAGLKVVIDPMFGCGIGYLEAILREAGVQPEVIHNNRDPLFGGGMPEPSQKLLVEMKDRVLAGKANLGLALDGDADRFGIIDSNGEFITPNMFLPILYYHLLAVRQWRGPVARTVATTHLLDHMARHYNLEVEETSVGFKYIGQCLMEKDAVLGGEESGGLSIKGHIPEKDGILATMLAAEIVAHHGLSLTQMMEKITDLFGKLYSERLDIKTSPAEKERIMDMLGKLAPDNLAGQKITGKVTVDGLKLVLESGAWVLIRPSGTEPLFRVYVEANSIEEMRKLQAEIKGVLGLD, encoded by the coding sequence ATGAGTAAGATAAAATTTGGTACTGACGGGTGGAGGGGTATTATAGCCCGTGATTTTACCTTCGATAATGTAAGGCTGGTTAGCCAGGCCGTAGCTGATTATGTCAATTCCCTGGGCATAGCTGAAAGAGGACTGGTTATAGGCTATGATAACAGGTTTTTATCGGATAAATTTGCTGAAGCCGCAGCGGAAACAATGGCCGAGAACGGCATTCCCGTTTATATGACGGAGACTTTTACCCCTACTCCGCTGACTGCCTTTGCCATTAAAGAGTGCCGGACGGCGGGTGCTGTCATGCTTACAGCCAGCCATAACCCCCCGGAGTATAACGGCATCAAATTTATTCCCGAGTATGCGGGACCTGCCCTGCCTTATATTACGGAAAAAATCGAAAAGAACATTCGCAGCCTGGAAACAAGTGAAAAAATGAACCCGGAAAACAAGTCGCGGGCGGAGATTAAAAAAATCAACCCTTTTCCTGCCTATAAGAAACATTTGGCTGAAATTATTGATTTTGATATAATCCGCCGGGCCGGTCTAAAAGTTGTGATTGACCCCATGTTTGGCTGCGGCATCGGTTACCTGGAGGCTATTTTGCGTGAAGCAGGCGTGCAGCCGGAGGTAATACATAATAACCGGGATCCCCTGTTCGGCGGCGGTATGCCTGAGCCTTCACAAAAACTCCTGGTTGAAATGAAGGACAGGGTACTGGCAGGCAAGGCCAATCTGGGGCTGGCCCTGGACGGTGACGCGGATCGCTTTGGCATTATTGACAGCAACGGTGAATTTATAACCCCCAATATGTTTTTGCCTATTTTGTATTATCACCTGCTGGCAGTGAGGCAATGGCGCGGGCCGGTGGCCAGAACGGTAGCAACCACTCACCTGCTGGATCACATGGCGCGGCATTATAATCTGGAGGTGGAAGAAACATCGGTTGGTTTTAAATACATAGGACAGTGCCTAATGGAAAAAGACGCTGTGCTGGGCGGTGAGGAAAGCGGCGGTCTTTCCATCAAAGGACATATACCCGAAAAGGATGGGATCCTGGCTACTATGCTGGCGGCAGAGATTGTGGCGCATCACGGATTAAGCCTGACTCAAATGATGGAGAAAATAACTGACCTGTTCGGCAAATTATACAGTGAGCGTTTGGACATTAAAACTTCACCCGCGGAAAAAGAGCGTATCATGGATATGCTGGGTAAACTTGCTCCGGATAACCTGGCCGGGCAAAAAATTACCGGTAAAGTGACTGTGGATGGACTTAAGCTGGTTTTGGAAAGCGGTGCCTGGGTTTTAATCCGTCCTTCCGGAACGGAACCGCTGTTCAGAGTGTATGTGGAAGCCAACTCAATAGAAGAAATGCGTAAACTGCAGGCGGAGATAAAAGGCGTGTTAGGGCTTGACTAG
- a CDS encoding sulfotransferase domain-containing protein — MLPNFICPGVQKSATTTLYDILKQHPDIYLPKKLKEPGFFHVEERYLKGINWYEENYYSDVINEKVIGDMSTGYIFEEKALDRIIKDLGKDLKIIIILRNPVDRAYSHYLMNTRNGIESLSFREAIENEKRRIQLSNENKLNYSYFSRGLYAEQIKRILRYYDKKQILIVLFEEFVKNQDFILNNIYDFLEVERIKVINNIKSNAASKSRFELISKLIMYPSNLTRKIIRLIIPNSKIRKYVALKIYQINQKRMEYSIDANYRKLLSEKYKEDIKELEAILNIDLGKWLIYDKV; from the coding sequence ATGCTCCCTAATTTTATATGCCCTGGGGTTCAAAAGTCAGCCACCACAACTTTGTATGATATATTAAAACAGCATCCTGACATATATTTGCCTAAAAAATTGAAGGAGCCCGGCTTTTTTCATGTTGAAGAACGATATTTAAAAGGTATTAATTGGTATGAGGAGAATTATTACAGTGATGTTATTAATGAAAAAGTAATTGGGGATATGAGTACTGGTTATATTTTTGAAGAAAAAGCGCTAGATAGAATAATAAAGGATTTAGGCAAGGATCTTAAAATCATAATAATATTAAGAAACCCGGTTGATAGAGCTTATTCTCATTACTTAATGAACACTAGAAATGGAATTGAAAGTTTATCATTTAGAGAAGCGATTGAGAACGAGAAAAGAAGGATCCAACTCAGTAATGAAAATAAGTTGAATTATAGTTATTTTTCTAGAGGTTTATATGCCGAACAAATAAAGCGCATACTAAGGTATTATGATAAAAAACAAATTTTAATAGTATTGTTTGAAGAGTTTGTTAAAAATCAGGATTTTATTCTAAATAATATTTATGATTTCCTAGAAGTAGAGAGAATAAAAGTAATTAATAATATTAAAAGTAACGCGGCATCAAAATCAAGATTTGAATTAATAAGTAAGTTAATTATGTATCCATCTAATTTAACAAGAAAGATTATAAGATTGATTATTCCAAACAGTAAAATTAGAAAATACGTTGCATTAAAAATATATCAAATAAATCAAAAGCGTATGGAATATTCCATTGATGCTAACTATAGGAAGTTATTGAGTGAGAAGTATAAAGAAGATATAAAAGAATTAGAAGCAATTCTAAATATAGATTTAGGGAAATGGTTGATTTATGATAAAGTATAA